The following coding sequences lie in one Scatophagus argus isolate fScaArg1 chromosome 9, fScaArg1.pri, whole genome shotgun sequence genomic window:
- the si:dkeyp-69b9.6 gene encoding uncharacterized protein si:dkeyp-69b9.6 isoform X2: MFQFGKYNLDIIEMLSGHQAHQFKGLGLDRQLQHQQQVQLHQHQLQQQQQQQAESSGALLSGLGLGSLQGSRGNAFSDSASIFAKMSAPPPPPLQQQPSSSQSSRSKSSKMSSSSSTHSSGYPQFLRSFHPSEAALAQEQLHPGVGRFEHFAGGSSSSGSAGGLGGLVTSAPPPPPPLHPGLSVPQASSGPSSSSPSPSTSVATSNNPPSSSAVSSLGHQLVGAQSDARSLHQQFSCMLAANQYFLSGVPANASLEQFLVQQGTHNHLGIGLSQTGGEPSTSLASPPALHSSHSHGHSTPQPQQGPQQPPQQQQLSAHTLSHPHSHSHPHHPLHPGSQPSSLGGFDFQGIPVLSSNQIASLMQQEAGLPLPLPLHLSLSKDDGKGESSGGGSSTGGSSSSRRKKAMAGYLPQRKSDSASNSSSSHGHSSHSGNPSTASNGGGLSHGQPPALIGSGVGMSNMGGDPSSLLASSSSSSSVVSSSSSSAPSSTAASVLVTNDSHLSKSDNQSSMQANPTDSDREPIYRCGDCGKSFPHLSSLRRHLRMHEPTTAGTSNTSTTGPNPVHIKTQSDPSLPHSTQESQSSSNSCPSPDKIFHCPDCGKGFKKKGHLLQHGVIHSSARPYGCSTCSRAFNRRESLTRHEKIHEEKPFRCPACGRAFRESTSLLNHAASGTCGKPGYHDDHRSQGNPSPCYSGASPCGSGMAGPALRKAPLAPTLHPHSQSHSQHHHPQQQPHLPLSSLLDDSEDDVTSSVNNAISAITAASHSGNRGDDRGDIIGGLLGGLGLGPLGSPSSTSGMDKNFRGVGSQEAMSSNPQNPTAKPKRPRKPRAKKDPVPGGQPPKRRQYTPRMGPSGLPRTHLCSVCGKGFARRETLRRHDRIHTGEKPHHCTVCGKYFREAFHLSKHQTVHSGAKNYKCSICGKEFGYSQSLRRHSKLHQKGELEEVPTTPAADNLNSYNPNPQCSVAQDRSQNQAPSTSSYYYSQDVKPQDTNPQPQPPPPPQPQPPPPPRLYTCAICWKSFRHHFHLTAHHQTVHEGGGEKLFCCEVCGKAFAYSNSLTRHRQSQHGMTRTEPSNPQEGSSGSGDNRNGSDVNQSTAESEAATNALLQMAPSTEGHGGQSLSVVTHSHQQAPPQPPAGYSPLFYDAAHSSASNASAYSQPLPPNSTIMAPQHPHSPAGVKGEHIYPAGSRSRTLHTTAPFQPLTELPSTEHHHLHHHHHHSHHHPHHQSGTQPQQHLDCSIQLSHDESRRHKKKKKKSNRRDWRENKWESQDLVRFDGSKRKRKISCTVRGQLNKKQGSLRLTIRRGGGSGGGGYKLVNTGGMKVQILSSLKVPVKRYGCPICPNSVFSRKAGLLVHMAVKHPHKALTTQERLRCSVCGKQSHRPLAAFIHRASHRARGTFSCRRCSTRFWNASLLRRHKVSCRRRAKGLQRGDAKRLKISKRPGERQTQEGQGEMPYLQGPYRY, translated from the exons ATGTTCCAATTTGGAAAATACAATCTGGACATTATAGAGATGTTAAGTGGGCACCAGGCCCACCAGTTTAAAGGCCTTGGTTTAGATCGACAACTACAGCATCAACAGCAAGTGCAGCTTCACCAGCATcaactccagcagcagcagcagcagcaggctgagtcTTCTGGAGCTCTTCTGTCTGGACTTGGCTTGGGCTCCCTGCAGGGGTCTAGAGGTAACGCCTTTTCTGATTCTGCCTCCATTTTTGCCAAGATGAgtgcccctcctcccccacctttACAACAACAGCCTTCCTCATCTCAGAGCTCTCGTTCAAAGTCAAGCaagatgagcagcagcagctcaactCATTCTTCAGGCTACCCACAGTTCCTGCGCTCTTTCCACCCGTCTGAGGCAGCACTAGCACAGGAGCAGTTACATCCAGGTGTAGGCCGCTTTGAGCACTTTGCTGGGGGAAGTAGCAGTAGTGGGAGTGCTGGGGGATTAGGAGGACTAGTAACATCAgcacctccaccccctcctcctctgcatccCGGCCTCTCTGTCCCCCAAGCATCATCTggtccctcctcttcctctccttccccttCAACCTCTGTGGCCACCTCTAATAACCCTCCTAGCAGCAGTGCAGTCAGCTCATTGGGACACCAGTTGGTTGGGGCCCAGTCTGATGCACGGAGTCTTCACCAACAGTTTAGTTGCATGTTAGCTGCTAATCAGTATTTCCTTTCTGGGGTGCCTGCTAATGCTAGTTTAGAGCAATTTCTTGTTCAACAGGGAACCCATAATCACTTAGGGATCGGTTTAAGTCAGACAGGTGGGGAGCCTAGTACTAGTCTTGCTTCGCCGCCTGCTTTGCATTCTTCTCATTCACATGGCCACTCCACTCCTCAGCCACAGCAGGGTCCACAGCAGCCTCCCCAGCAACAACAGCTTTCAGCTCACACCCTCTCTCATCCTCACTCTCATTCTCATCCTCACCACCCACTCCACCCAGGCTCCCAGCCCTCATCACTGGGTGGCTTTGACTTCCAGGGCATCCCTGTACTCTCGTCAAATCAGATAGCTTCTCTGATGCAGCAGGAAGCAGGGTTGCCTCTGCCCTTGCCACTTCATTTATCTTTATCTAAGGATGATGGTAAAGGGGAAAGCAGTGGAGGCGGAAGTAGTACTGGTGgtagcagtagcagtagaaGGAAGAAAGCTATGGCCGGCTATTTGCCACAGAGAAAATCTGATAGTGCCAGtaatagcagcagcagccatggccacagcagccacagtggtAATCCCAGCACTGCTAGTAATGGAGGAGGGCTTAGTCACGGTCAGCCTCCAGCTTTAATTGGGAGTGGGGTTGGTATGTCAAATATGGGTGGAGACCCATCATCCCTTCTtgcctcatcatcttcatcctcatctgtagtttcttcctcctcctcctctgctccctcttcCACTGCTGCCTCAGTACTGGTTACTAATGATTCTCACCTTTCTAAATCTGATAACCAGAGCTCAATGCAAGCCAACCCCACAGATTCTGATAGAGAGCCCATTTATCGCTGTGGAGATTGTGGCAAAAGCTTCCCTCACCTTTCAAGCCTTCGCAGGCATTTGCGCATGCATGAGCCAACCACAGCAGGTACTAGCAATACTAGCACTACTGGCCCAAACCCTGTTCATATTAAAACACAGTCTGACCCAAGCCTTCCCCATTCGACCCAAGAAAGTCAGTCTTCGTCTAATTCTTGTCCTAGTCcagacaaaatatttcattgccCTGATTGTGGCAAAGGCTTTAAGAAAAAAGGGCACCTCCTGCAACACGGTGTTATACACTCTTCAGCCCGCCCATATGGCTGCTCCACCTGCTCTCGGGCTTTTAATCGTAGAGAGTCACTGACACGCCACGAGAAGATACATGAGGAAAAGCCATTCCGATGTCCTGCCTGTGGTCGTGCCTTCCGTGAGAGCACCTCTCTACTCAACCATGCTGCCTCAGGCACCTGCGGCAAGCCAG GCTACCATGATGACCACCGTTCTCAAGGTAATCCATCTCCATGCTACTCTGGTGCCTCCCCCTGTGGAAGTGGGATGGCGGGCCCAGCTCTGAGAAAGGCACCCCTGGCCCCAACACTGCATCCACACTCACAGAGCCACAGCCAGCACCACCATCCGCAGCAACAGCCCCATCTGCCCCTTTCTTCTCTACTGGATGACTCAGAGGATGATGTCACTAGCTCTGTCAATAATGCAATCTCTGCTATAACAGCAGCTAGTCACAGTGGAAATAGAGGGGATGATAGGGGAGACATCATAGGAGGTCTACTAGGTGGTCTTGGTTTAGGTCCTCTGGGCTCACCCTCATCAACATCTGGCATGGATAAGAATTTCAGAGGTGTGGGGAGCCAGGAGGCTATGAGCAGCAACCCACAGAATCCTACTGCTAAACCAAAACGTCCCCGCAAACCCAGAGCTAAGAAGGATCCTGTACCTGGTGGGCAGCCCCCCAAACGTAGGCAGTACACCCCTAGAATGGGTCCCAGCGGACTCCCACGCACTCACCTCTGCAGCGTCTGTGGTAAGGGATTTGCACGCCGTGAGACCCTACGCAGGCATGACCGCATCCATACTGGAGAAAAGCCCCATCACTGCACTGTTTGTGGAAAGTATTTTAGAGAGGCTTTTCACCTGAGCAAGCATCAAACAGTCCACTCCGGGGCAAAGAATTACAAATGCAGCATCTGTGGGAAAGAGTTTGGTTACTCCCAAAGCCTCAGGAGACACAGCAAACTCCACCAGAAAGGGGAGCTAGAAGAGGTGCCCACAACACCAGCTGCGGATAACCTTAACAGCTATAACCCAAACCCTCAATGTAGCGTGGCCCAAGACAGAAGCCAGAACCAAGCACCAAGCACCTCCTCCTATTACTACTCTCAAGATGTCAAGCCTCAAGACACCAACCCCCAGCCGCagcctccacccccaccccaaccacAGCCGCCACCTCCACCTCGACTCTACACTTGTGCTATATGTTGGAAGTCGTTTCGCCATCACTTCCATCTGACTGCCCATCACCAGACGGTTCATGAAGGTGGGGGCGAAAAGCTCTTCTGCTGTGAGGTATGTGGGAAAGCATTTGCTTACTCTAATAGCCTCACACGACATAGGCAATCACAGCACGGGATGACCCGCACTGAACCGTCTAACCCACAAGAAGGTAGCAGTGGGTCAGGAGACAACAGAAATGGGAGTGATGTTAATCAGTCAACAGCGGAGAGTGAGGCTGCCACCAATGCCCTGCTACAGATGGCTCCTTCCACAGAGGGCCATGGAGGTCAGAGTCTTAGCGTTGTCACTCATAGCCACCAACAGGCACCCCCTCAACCACCAGCTGGTTACTCTCCCCTCTTTTATGATGCAGCCCATTCTTCAGCCTCTAATGCTTCGGCTTACTCACAGCCTCTGCCTCCAAACTCTACGATCATGGCACCCCAGCACCCGCATTCCCCAGCCGGGGTGAAAGGAGAGCACATATATCCAGCTGGATCCCGTAGCCGTACTCTTCACACCACGGCCCCGTTTCAGCCCCTCACGGAACTGCCCTCCACTGAACATCATcatctgcatcatcatcatcatcactcccaccatcatcctcatcatcagtcAGGTACCCAGCCCCAACAGCACCTTGACTGCAGCATCCAGTTGTCACACGATGAATCGAGGCgacacaagaagaaaaaaaaaaagtccaacagGAGAGATTGGAGGGAAAATAAATGGGAATCCCAAGATTTAGTCAGATTTGATGGAAgtaaaaggaagagaaagataaGTTGTACAGTAAGAGGGCagttgaataaaaaacaagGCTCTCTTCGTTTGACAATTAGGCGAGGAGGAGGATCAGGTGGTGGAGGTTATAAGCTTGTCAACACTGGGGGAATGAAGGTGCAGATCCTGTCGTCTCTCAAAGTCCCTGTGAAACGTTATGGTTGTCCTATATGCCCCAATTCTGTGTTTTCCCGTAAAGCAGGACTGCTAGTCCACATGGCAGTAAAACACCCACATAAAGCCTTGACCACTCAGGAGCGACTAAGGTGCAGTGTATGTGGGAAGCAGTCTCACAGGCCTTTGGCAGCCTTCATCCATCGGGCCTCCCATCGTGCCAGAGGGACATTCTCCTGCCGACGCTGCTCCACTCGCTTCTGGAATGCATCGCTTCTCCGCAGGCATAAGGTGTCCTGCCGCCGCAGGGCTAAAGGACTGCAGCGAGGAGATGCTAAAAGGCTGAAGATTTCAAAGAGaccaggagagagacagacccAGGAGGGTCAGGGGGAGATGCCATATCTACAGGGACCATACAGATACTGA